One window of Paenibacillus sp. JQZ6Y-1 genomic DNA carries:
- a CDS encoding ROK family glucokinase, translating to MSENIYVGVDLGGTAIKVGICNQEGELLHTYEGPTEKEKGTETVIDNIVKYVRYIVEQSPYEWEHVVGVGAGVAGFTDLRSGVILLAPNIGFRDVPIRAILEDRLGKTIRIDNDANVAALGEAWSGAGKGVMDCVCYTLGTGVGGGIIINGKIYQGFSGLAGEIGHISVVPDLEAIQCGCGKVGCLETVSSATGIIRMAVEAVERGDRTSLSSIEKLTAKDIFDAAKEGDEVSVRIINRAAFYLGKSMAAIAATLNPERFIVGGGVSKAGDILFNQIREVFAELTPEPLQKGVEIIPAKLGNDAGIVGAAGLLLR from the coding sequence ATGTCTGAGAATATTTACGTCGGCGTCGATCTTGGCGGCACTGCCATCAAGGTAGGCATTTGCAATCAGGAAGGAGAACTGCTTCACACCTACGAAGGCCCAACCGAAAAGGAAAAGGGCACGGAGACGGTTATCGACAATATCGTAAAATATGTGCGTTATATCGTCGAGCAGTCGCCTTATGAATGGGAACATGTTGTTGGTGTAGGAGCAGGCGTAGCCGGTTTTACCGATCTGCGTTCTGGAGTCATCCTGCTGGCGCCGAATATTGGATTCCGCGATGTACCGATCCGGGCCATCCTTGAAGACCGTTTAGGCAAAACGATCCGTATTGATAACGATGCCAACGTAGCAGCACTAGGCGAAGCTTGGAGTGGCGCAGGCAAAGGCGTAATGGACTGCGTATGCTATACGCTCGGTACGGGTGTTGGCGGCGGTATCATTATCAATGGCAAAATTTATCAAGGCTTCTCCGGTCTGGCAGGCGAAATCGGTCATATTTCGGTTGTGCCTGATCTGGAAGCGATTCAATGTGGCTGTGGCAAAGTCGGTTGTCTGGAAACTGTCTCTTCTGCAACCGGTATTATTCGGATGGCAGTGGAAGCGGTAGAACGTGGTGACCGTACAAGCCTGTCCAGCATCGAGAAGTTGACAGCGAAGGATATCTTCGACGCAGCGAAGGAAGGCGACGAAGTGAGTGTTCGCATCATCAACCGGGCTGCCTTTTATCTGGGCAAATCGATGGCTGCCATTGCGGCAACACTCAATCCAGAACGCTTTATCGTGGGCGGCGGTGTATCCAAAGCAGGCGACATTCTGTTTAACCAAATTCGTGAAGTATTCGCAGAACTGACACCAGAGCCATTGCAAAAAGGCGTAGAGATTATCCCTGCCAAACTTGGCAATGATGCTGGTATTGTCGGAGCAGCAGGCTTGCTGCTGCGCTAA
- the rapZ gene encoding RNase adapter RapZ gives MSVSENSTQATMVIITGMSGAGKTIAVQSLEDLGFFCVDNLPPVLIPKFAELIEQSNGKIGKVALVIDLRGREFFAALSESLSYLKNHETIHTEILFLDAVDAVLVQRYKESRRRHPLAPDGMPLDGIRLERKMLEELKTSATQTIDTSTSKPVKLKEMIISRFSHLETNQLSINITSFGFKYGIPIDADLIFDVRFLPNPHYIDTLRPHTGQDSDVYEYVMKWPETQTFLTKLLDMLHFLIPQYRNEGKSQIIIGIGCTGGKHRSVAISEYLGRMLGTSETETVRVSHRDADRDRH, from the coding sequence ATGAGCGTTAGCGAAAATTCAACCCAAGCCACCATGGTCATTATTACGGGGATGTCCGGTGCGGGCAAGACGATTGCTGTGCAAAGTCTGGAGGATCTAGGCTTCTTTTGCGTAGATAACCTGCCACCCGTGTTAATTCCCAAGTTTGCGGAGCTGATCGAACAATCGAACGGTAAAATTGGCAAAGTAGCACTGGTGATTGACCTACGCGGCCGCGAATTTTTCGCCGCCCTCTCCGAATCGCTGAGTTATCTGAAAAATCATGAAACGATTCATACAGAAATTCTGTTCCTTGATGCGGTAGACGCCGTGCTGGTGCAGCGTTACAAAGAAAGTCGTCGTCGCCATCCGTTAGCACCGGACGGCATGCCGCTGGATGGGATTCGCTTGGAGCGCAAAATGCTGGAGGAGCTGAAAACGTCGGCTACGCAGACGATTGATACCAGCACCAGTAAGCCTGTGAAGTTGAAAGAAATGATCATTTCTCGCTTTTCCCATCTAGAAACGAACCAACTGTCGATCAATATTACGTCGTTTGGCTTTAAGTACGGCATTCCGATTGATGCCGATCTGATCTTTGACGTGCGCTTTTTGCCCAATCCGCACTATATCGACACCTTGCGTCCGCATACCGGTCAGGATAGCGATGTGTACGAATATGTGATGAAATGGCCAGAAACGCAGACGTTTCTAACGAAGCTGTTGGATATGCTGCATTTTCTGATTCCTCAATACCGGAATGAAGGCAAAAGCCAGATTATTATCGGTATTGGCTGTACCGGTGGTAAGCACCGTTCGGTCGCTATTTCGGAATATCTGGGTCGCATGCTGGGAACGAGTGAAACCGAAACCGTCCGTGTCAGTCATCGAGATGCTGATCGTGATCGGCATTAA
- a CDS encoding gluconeogenesis factor YvcK family protein has product MSISQPGLPVLRPRIVVMGGGTGLSVMLRGLKEKPLDITAIVTVADDGGSSGILRDELKMPPPGDIRNVLTALADVEPLLSDMLKYRFQKGEGLAGHSLGNLILAAMTDISGDFVTAVRELSRVFAVRGEVLPAAEQAVVLHAEMEDGEIVTGESKIPEAGKRIKRIFLEPDHVEPLPEAVQAIQRADAILIGPGSLYTSLLPNLLVPKLADAVLASNALRLFICNVMTQPGETDGYSVSDHLNAIYEHVGHRLFDYVLVNNEPIPRKVQRKYAEKGAKPVLLDQKVVEDLGYKVVADKMVMYGTYLRHDAEMLSHHIYDQVKKHILAKG; this is encoded by the coding sequence ATGTCTATTTCACAACCAGGTTTGCCGGTGCTGCGCCCACGCATTGTCGTGATGGGCGGCGGCACCGGATTGTCTGTTATGCTGCGCGGTTTGAAAGAAAAGCCGCTAGATATTACAGCGATTGTAACGGTCGCTGATGATGGAGGCAGCTCAGGCATCCTGCGGGACGAATTAAAAATGCCGCCTCCGGGCGATATTCGAAACGTACTGACCGCACTGGCGGATGTGGAGCCGCTGCTGTCGGATATGCTCAAGTACCGTTTCCAAAAAGGCGAAGGTCTGGCGGGTCACAGTCTGGGCAATCTGATTCTGGCGGCGATGACCGATATTTCTGGTGATTTTGTAACGGCTGTTCGTGAGCTTAGCCGCGTGTTTGCTGTTCGTGGTGAGGTATTGCCTGCTGCGGAGCAAGCGGTAGTGCTGCATGCCGAAATGGAAGATGGCGAGATCGTAACCGGTGAGTCGAAGATTCCCGAAGCGGGCAAACGGATCAAGCGCATTTTTCTTGAACCGGACCACGTGGAGCCGTTGCCAGAGGCTGTTCAAGCGATTCAGCGTGCGGATGCGATTCTGATCGGTCCGGGCAGTCTGTATACCAGCTTGCTGCCGAATTTGCTCGTGCCTAAGCTGGCGGATGCGGTTCTCGCCTCTAATGCGCTACGTCTGTTCATCTGCAACGTGATGACACAGCCGGGCGAGACAGATGGCTATTCGGTCAGTGATCATCTGAATGCCATTTACGAACATGTCGGTCATCGGCTGTTTGATTATGTACTCGTGAACAACGAACCGATCCCACGCAAAGTGCAGAGAAAGTATGCCGAAAAGGGTGCCAAGCCCGTGCTGCTGGATCAAAAAGTAGTCGAAGACCTTGGATACAAAGTGGTAGCAGACAAAATGGTCATGTACGGAACGTATCTTCGTCATGATGCAGAGATGCTCAGCCATCATATTTATGACCAAGTGAAAAAACATATTTTAGCGAAAGGGTGA
- the whiA gene encoding DNA-binding protein WhiA, giving the protein MSFAAQTKKELTMIEADDCCEYAELSALIRMNGSVQVSNKKIILDISTENAAIARRIYSLIKKHFAVHTELLVRKKMRLKKNNVYIVRIPAGVQEILSRLKIVSEGFMFTPGINKDMVSKNCCKRAYLRGAFMAGGSVNNPEGSSYHLEIASMYEEQCQALVDLANEFQLNARCIERKKGFILYIKEGEKIIEFLSIIGAHQALFKFEDVRIMRDMRNSVNRIVNCETANLNKTIGAAVRQIDNIRLLQRHLGLEQLPDKLREVAEIRLAHPDMNLKEVGEMLKGGVSKSGVNHRLRKIDELAEKVRGEHLA; this is encoded by the coding sequence TTGTCATTTGCGGCACAGACCAAAAAGGAATTAACGATGATTGAAGCGGATGATTGCTGCGAATATGCAGAGTTATCAGCGTTGATCCGAATGAACGGTTCGGTGCAGGTATCCAACAAGAAGATCATATTGGATATTTCCACAGAAAATGCCGCAATTGCAAGAAGGATTTATTCCCTGATCAAAAAGCATTTTGCGGTCCATACCGAATTGCTAGTGCGCAAAAAGATGCGGCTGAAAAAGAACAACGTCTACATTGTGCGGATTCCCGCTGGTGTCCAAGAAATTCTGAGTCGGCTGAAGATTGTATCCGAGGGCTTTATGTTCACGCCCGGCATCAATAAGGATATGGTTAGCAAAAATTGTTGCAAACGCGCGTACTTGCGCGGTGCCTTTATGGCAGGCGGTTCGGTGAACAACCCCGAAGGCTCCTCCTATCATCTGGAGATTGCCTCCATGTATGAAGAGCAATGCCAGGCGCTCGTTGATCTGGCGAATGAATTTCAATTGAATGCACGCTGCATTGAACGTAAAAAAGGCTTTATCCTGTATATCAAGGAAGGCGAGAAGATTATCGAATTCCTTAGCATCATCGGTGCGCATCAGGCATTATTCAAATTTGAGGACGTGCGTATCATGCGTGATATGCGCAACTCGGTCAACCGAATTGTCAATTGCGAAACCGCCAACCTGAACAAAACGATCGGTGCGGCAGTGCGCCAGATCGATAATATCCGTCTGCTTCAGCGTCATCTTGGTTTGGAACAGCTGCCGGACAAACTGCGTGAGGTCGCCGAAATCCGGTTGGCACATCCCGATATGAACCTGAAGGAAGTGGGCGAAATGCTCAAGGGCGGCGTCAGCAAGTCCGGCGTCAACCATCGTCTGCGTAAGATCGACGAGCTCGCTGAGAAAGTACGCGGCGAACATCTCGCTTAA
- a CDS encoding HPr family phosphocarrier protein: protein MIKHPVVVRLKTGLHARPAALFVQEANKYSSEIFVEKDDKKVNAKSIMGIMSLAISSGTEVYISAEGADAESAVNALVGLVSKEELENQ from the coding sequence ATGATCAAACACCCGGTAGTGGTTCGTCTGAAAACGGGATTGCACGCAAGACCTGCGGCACTGTTTGTACAGGAAGCAAATAAATATTCTTCCGAGATTTTCGTGGAGAAGGATGACAAAAAAGTAAATGCGAAGAGCATCATGGGCATCATGAGTCTGGCAATCAGCTCCGGTACTGAAGTATACATCAGTGCAGAAGGTGCGGATGCAGAATCAGCTGTAAACGCTTTAGTTGGACTGGTTAGCAAAGAAGAACTGGAAAACCAATAA
- a CDS encoding copper amine oxidase N-terminal domain-containing protein — translation MLNKKRLRNSILLMASILVLCTICTVQPVNAAAASSAPAASSTTTTPPTTPAFREVKLEWNGTRLPQNGLLVNGNTMIPVVLLRDSIGVTLRYEAAVKTYTLLQNDDQIDMITGPSGVTVRLNNHQWNGPNAQIIKGRMYVPFAVLRDGFGYQSSWNASQLTLNFAKKGVFLE, via the coding sequence ATGTTGAATAAAAAGCGTCTACGGAACTCCATTTTGCTTATGGCAAGTATTCTGGTGTTGTGCACCATTTGTACGGTACAACCAGTGAATGCAGCAGCTGCATCTTCTGCGCCAGCGGCATCGTCCACCACAACCACACCGCCGACAACACCGGCATTTCGTGAGGTCAAACTGGAATGGAATGGCACCCGCCTTCCGCAGAACGGTTTGCTCGTCAATGGAAATACAATGATTCCGGTAGTGCTGCTGCGTGACTCGATTGGTGTTACGTTGCGTTATGAAGCTGCCGTTAAAACATACACTCTACTTCAAAATGATGATCAGATCGATATGATTACCGGTCCATCCGGTGTCACGGTTCGACTGAACAATCATCAATGGAATGGACCGAATGCCCAAATTATCAAAGGTCGTATGTATGTGCCGTTCGCAGTGTTGCGTGATGGATTCGGGTATCAAAGCTCATGGAATGCGTCTCAGCTGACACTAAACTTTGCTAAAAAAGGCGTCTTTCTCGAATAG
- a CDS encoding SIMPL domain-containing protein, with protein sequence MKRKQSLASILLAGALLTGVAVSVALPTTSVYAAETTQTASATGVINVSGNGKITVKPDIAYVSIGVETTATTAAKAQAETAQKMSKLNTLLKNTWSISQADIQTVQFYVQPNYNYNDKDGQKVTGYTAYHTLQVSYRNLDKLGQLLDDASKAGANNLGSVSFGIENPQTYQDQVMSKAVNDAASKASAIAKAANRTLGELLSISEQGTSTPPVVLEQAMTAKSSSADAGTSIEPGTVELDATLNVQYAMK encoded by the coding sequence ATGAAAAGAAAACAATCACTGGCTTCCATACTTCTGGCAGGTGCATTATTGACAGGTGTGGCGGTAAGCGTAGCACTGCCGACAACTTCCGTATATGCAGCGGAAACGACACAGACAGCAAGCGCAACAGGCGTGATCAATGTGAGCGGAAACGGCAAAATCACAGTGAAACCGGATATCGCTTATGTGTCGATTGGCGTGGAGACTACGGCTACCACTGCCGCCAAAGCACAAGCGGAAACCGCTCAGAAAATGAGCAAGCTGAATACGCTTTTGAAAAATACGTGGTCGATCTCACAAGCAGATATTCAAACTGTTCAGTTCTATGTACAGCCTAACTACAATTATAACGACAAAGACGGGCAAAAAGTTACAGGCTATACGGCATATCATACGCTGCAAGTCAGCTATCGCAATTTGGATAAACTCGGTCAGCTGCTGGACGATGCATCCAAAGCCGGTGCCAACAATCTAGGCTCCGTCAGCTTCGGTATCGAGAATCCACAAACCTATCAAGATCAAGTGATGTCCAAAGCAGTCAATGATGCGGCATCTAAAGCTAGCGCCATCGCCAAAGCAGCCAATCGTACACTAGGCGAACTGCTGTCCATTAGCGAGCAGGGAACCAGCACGCCTCCGGTTGTACTGGAACAAGCGATGACTGCCAAAAGCAGTAGTGCAGACGCCGGGACATCGATCGAACCGGGAACGGTGGAGCTGGACGCAACATTAAATGTACAATACGCGATGAAGTAA
- a CDS encoding PdaC/SigV domain-containing protein, which translates to MNKFYKLNNTTHLKKLAAIVLASSLAAVGTVAVLPGNATVAQAATTSTTASKSAIHVQVEGKAVATQGMLSKTGKTLVPLKDAAKAFGASVTYDAKTHSVIVKKGKLSATYQVYSGSDDNSVYVSFNGGTVGDNYDGQVVKGVSYVEIKALSEPFGYRALWNNATRTVNLTQAGMNDVTVTPTTLNAKAGNDYTDISIVYPVVSGLDNATAQTAINKALKAHFDQYLAAVQKQAKELGAPTSKNMRYEIDGGYKMTYNQNGVISFLLTDYQYLGGAHGDDVLTGMTFSLKDGKLLKLDDLLKSNTNYRQDLKKLLQADIRKHADDMGVSLEQFNDLSKSSSKYLENFYLTASGFNVFFQKYDIAPGAAGNPEFEFTFSQLLKSGSNPLSSYK; encoded by the coding sequence ATGAACAAATTTTACAAGCTTAATAACACTACACATTTGAAAAAGCTAGCAGCGATTGTGCTGGCGAGCAGTCTGGCTGCTGTGGGAACCGTAGCCGTTCTGCCGGGGAACGCCACCGTCGCTCAAGCCGCAACAACAAGTACTACTGCGTCCAAATCGGCGATTCATGTCCAAGTAGAAGGCAAAGCTGTTGCTACTCAAGGCATGTTGAGCAAAACAGGCAAAACACTTGTACCGCTCAAAGATGCTGCCAAAGCATTCGGCGCATCGGTCACCTACGATGCCAAAACACATAGTGTCATTGTAAAAAAAGGAAAATTGTCAGCCACATATCAGGTGTATAGCGGTTCCGACGATAATAGCGTATACGTTTCCTTCAATGGCGGTACAGTCGGCGATAACTACGACGGTCAAGTGGTGAAAGGTGTATCGTATGTGGAGATCAAAGCATTGTCCGAGCCATTCGGCTATCGTGCGCTTTGGAATAATGCAACTCGTACCGTGAATCTGACGCAAGCAGGTATGAACGATGTAACGGTAACACCAACGACATTGAACGCCAAAGCTGGCAATGACTACACCGATATTAGCATCGTGTATCCGGTTGTTTCCGGTCTGGACAATGCTACAGCACAAACAGCGATCAACAAAGCGCTGAAAGCACATTTTGACCAATACCTTGCTGCTGTTCAAAAGCAAGCCAAAGAGTTGGGAGCACCAACAAGCAAAAATATGCGTTATGAGATTGATGGTGGCTACAAAATGACGTACAACCAAAACGGTGTCATTAGCTTCCTGCTAACCGATTATCAATATCTGGGCGGCGCACATGGTGATGATGTGCTGACAGGTATGACCTTCTCGCTCAAAGACGGCAAGCTGCTCAAGCTAGATGACCTACTGAAATCCAATACCAACTATCGCCAAGATCTGAAAAAGCTGCTGCAAGCCGATATTCGCAAGCATGCTGACGATATGGGCGTTTCGCTGGAACAGTTCAACGATCTGAGCAAAAGCTCCAGCAAGTATCTTGAGAATTTCTACCTGACTGCTAGCGGCTTCAATGTATTTTTCCAAAAATACGATATTGCTCCGGGTGCAGCAGGCAATCCCGAATTTGAATTCACGTTCAGCCAGCTGCTGAAATCCGGCAGCAATCCGCTGAGTTCATATAAATAA
- a CDS encoding PdaC/SigV domain-containing protein — MNKTYKLNHTGYLKKLAALVLASSLAAVGTVATLPGNTPVVQAAAANNSMAKSAIYIQVEGKAIQGQGLTSTTGKLMVPLKEVAKAMGASITYDAKTHDITVKKQKVAAKYNVYSQTKGNKVTADAQDGAYVYFNGGATGDSYDGQVIKGVAYVQVQAVSELFGYRSVWNHATHTVNLTQAAMNNVTITPTSLKGNIDHKPTTLNILYPVVSGLDNLEAQASINKALKAYFDDLITSAQTYAKEINTDASLTELKKTPFEIDGGYKVTYNQNGVISFMLTDYVYLGGAHGDTSPEGMTFSLQDGKLLKLDDLLKSNTNYRQDLKKLLQADIRKHADDMGVSLEQFNDRYKNSSTYLDNFYLNDSGFDVFFQTYDISPGAAGNPKFSYTFNQLLKSGSNPFGFIQ, encoded by the coding sequence ATGAACAAAACATACAAGCTGAATCATACAGGATATTTGAAAAAACTAGCAGCCCTTGTGCTGGCGAGCAGTCTAGCTGCTGTAGGAACGGTGGCTACTCTGCCAGGAAATACACCTGTTGTTCAAGCAGCTGCGGCAAACAACAGTATGGCGAAGTCCGCTATATACATACAAGTAGAAGGCAAGGCGATTCAGGGGCAAGGATTGACTAGCACAACGGGCAAACTAATGGTGCCTTTAAAAGAGGTCGCCAAAGCGATGGGTGCTTCTATTACTTACGATGCGAAGACACATGATATTACCGTGAAAAAACAAAAGGTGGCGGCGAAGTACAACGTGTACAGTCAGACCAAAGGAAACAAAGTAACCGCCGATGCACAAGATGGCGCCTATGTATATTTTAATGGCGGAGCGACGGGTGACAGCTATGACGGTCAGGTGATCAAAGGCGTAGCATATGTCCAAGTCCAAGCAGTATCGGAGCTGTTCGGTTATCGTTCCGTTTGGAACCATGCGACTCATACCGTTAATCTGACACAAGCCGCAATGAATAACGTAACGATTACCCCAACCTCATTAAAAGGGAATATTGATCATAAGCCGACAACACTCAATATTCTGTATCCTGTTGTATCCGGTCTCGATAATCTAGAGGCACAAGCATCCATCAACAAAGCATTGAAAGCATACTTTGACGATCTGATCACTTCCGCTCAAACGTACGCGAAGGAAATTAACACAGATGCTAGCCTAACAGAACTCAAAAAAACTCCGTTTGAGATTGATGGTGGCTACAAAGTGACCTACAACCAGAATGGGGTTATCAGCTTTATGCTGACTGATTATGTATATCTGGGCGGTGCGCATGGTGATACCAGTCCAGAAGGCATGACCTTCTCACTCCAAGACGGCAAGCTGCTCAAGCTAGATGACCTACTGAAATCCAATACCAACTATCGTCAAGATCTGAAAAAACTGCTGCAAGCAGACATTCGCAAGCATGCTGACGATATGGGCGTTTCACTGGAGCAATTCAATGATCGCTACAAAAACTCCAGCACCTATCTGGACAATTTTTACCTGAATGATAGCGGATTTGATGTATTTTTCCAAACATATGATATTTCACCGGGTGCAGCAGGTAATCCGAAGTTCTCGTATACATTCAACCAGCTGTTAAAATCCGGTAGCAATCCGTTTGGCTTCATCCAATAA
- a CDS encoding stalk domain-containing protein encodes MNPSNTMKSTTYWKKLSALMLASSLTVVGTVAFLPSNVSVAQAAISSTHRSTSAIQVQVEGKAVHTQGMLSHTGKLLVPLKDVAKATGASVTYNAKTHIISVKQGELLATYEVYSGTGDDGVYVSFNGGTVGDAYESQIIKGLSYVDIKALSETFGYRALWSHTNRTVNLTKDGVNQVAVTPTTLNTLSTNSNLIIHMVYPVVSGLDNAAAQASINQALKDHYDQFLSAMLKQTHPSGASAKMDESAEIDGGYKVTYNQNGVISFLLTNYLLNGSAKGDDTLTGMTFSLKDGKLIQLDDILKSNPNYRHDLKKLLQDDIRKHGDEMMVSLKQFNQLSTSSSDYLNNFYLTDQGFTVCFSKYAIGPGAAGHPEFAFTFRQLLKSGNPLRSYS; translated from the coding sequence ATGAACCCCTCAAATACAATGAAATCTACAACCTATTGGAAAAAGCTATCTGCGCTGATGTTGGCGAGTAGTCTGACTGTTGTCGGAACCGTAGCCTTTCTGCCGAGCAATGTCTCTGTCGCGCAAGCAGCCATTTCAAGTACGCATCGTTCTACATCTGCTATTCAGGTGCAGGTGGAAGGCAAGGCAGTGCATACGCAAGGGATGTTAAGCCATACAGGCAAGCTGCTCGTACCTCTCAAAGATGTAGCCAAAGCAACCGGCGCATCGGTCACCTATAACGCCAAGACACATATCATAAGCGTGAAACAAGGTGAGCTGTTGGCGACGTATGAAGTGTATAGTGGGACGGGTGATGATGGCGTATACGTTTCTTTTAACGGTGGGACCGTAGGCGACGCATATGAATCACAGATCATCAAGGGTTTGTCGTATGTTGATATCAAAGCATTGTCCGAAACGTTCGGATATCGCGCCTTGTGGAGTCATACGAATCGTACGGTCAATTTGACCAAAGATGGCGTGAATCAGGTAGCCGTCACGCCCACCACCTTGAACACCCTATCCACTAATAGCAATCTCATTATCCATATGGTGTACCCTGTCGTTTCCGGTTTAGACAATGCCGCAGCACAAGCATCTATCAACCAAGCGCTCAAAGATCACTACGACCAGTTTTTGTCGGCAATGCTGAAGCAAACCCATCCATCGGGCGCATCAGCTAAGATGGATGAGAGCGCTGAGATCGATGGCGGCTACAAAGTAACGTATAATCAGAATGGAGTCATCAGCTTTCTGCTAACCAATTATCTGCTCAATGGCAGTGCAAAAGGCGATGATACACTGACAGGCATGACCTTCTCGCTCAAGGATGGCAAGCTGATCCAACTAGACGACATATTGAAATCCAACCCCAACTATCGCCACGATCTGAAAAAGCTGCTGCAAGATGATATCCGCAAGCATGGCGACGAAATGATGGTTTCGTTGAAGCAATTCAACCAGTTAAGCACAAGCTCTAGCGACTATTTGAACAACTTCTATCTGACGGATCAAGGCTTTACCGTGTGTTTCTCCAAATATGCTATTGGACCGGGAGCTGCGGGTCATCCTGAGTTTGCATTTACCTTCCGTCAACTGCTGAAATCGGGGAATCCACTGCGCTCCTATTCATAA
- a CDS encoding PdaC/SigV domain-containing protein, translated as MDQSYKLKQTGYIQKIAALVLASSLAAAGTIAILPSNAFAAQAATTSTSSNTSTTQSVIAIQVNGKAIRASAIRSKAGNTLVPLKDTLRAMGYTLSYSSRTQMITATKGKTSATYDLHNPLSSGDDGVYVSFNNGLFGEHYDSKIVKGVAYVQAQALAEPFNYLVLSSHNNRTINLTQAGMNDITVTPTALTSKVSNANASIDITYPVITGLDNTAVQTAINHQLKDYFQQFLTKHQKKIKALGSSVSKENRYDVISGYRMTYNQNGIVSFILSNNQFLGNTQGDVLMASMNFSLRDGKLIPLDDLLTSNANYEQTLKTLIQKEIRKSTDSPNDSLKKFNALSATSNEYMNNYYLTDSGFHIFFQITDITSGMTGNPDFGFTFNQVLPSGTNPLNAYK; from the coding sequence ATGGACCAATCATACAAGCTCAAACAGACAGGCTATATTCAAAAGATAGCCGCACTCGTATTGGCAAGCAGTCTGGCTGCTGCGGGAACAATCGCCATTCTGCCAAGCAATGCTTTTGCTGCTCAAGCAGCGACAACAAGTACATCGAGTAACACGAGCACGACCCAATCAGTTATTGCTATACAGGTGAATGGCAAAGCAATCCGTGCCTCAGCCATACGAAGCAAAGCGGGAAACACGCTAGTACCACTCAAAGATACACTCAGAGCGATGGGCTATACATTAAGCTATAGCAGCAGAACCCAAATGATCACTGCGACCAAAGGGAAAACATCTGCTACCTATGATCTGCATAATCCACTTAGCTCCGGTGACGACGGCGTATATGTTAGCTTTAACAACGGACTGTTCGGTGAACATTACGATTCCAAAATCGTCAAAGGCGTCGCGTATGTACAGGCGCAAGCATTAGCAGAGCCATTTAACTATCTCGTCCTTTCGAGTCATAACAATCGGACGATCAATCTGACACAAGCAGGGATGAACGATATTACGGTAACGCCGACTGCGTTAACCTCCAAAGTCAGCAATGCTAATGCGTCGATTGATATCACCTATCCGGTCATTACTGGTCTGGACAATACTGCTGTCCAAACAGCGATCAATCACCAATTGAAAGATTATTTTCAACAATTTCTGACGAAGCATCAAAAGAAAATCAAAGCGCTTGGTTCTTCTGTATCCAAGGAGAATCGTTACGATGTGATCAGCGGTTATCGCATGACGTATAACCAGAATGGTATTGTCAGCTTTATATTGAGCAATAATCAATTTTTGGGCAATACACAGGGCGATGTTTTGATGGCAAGTATGAATTTTTCTCTGCGTGACGGCAAATTGATTCCACTGGATGATTTGCTAACATCCAATGCCAATTATGAGCAGACATTGAAAACGCTGATCCAGAAGGAGATTCGCAAATCTACCGATTCTCCTAATGATTCCTTGAAAAAGTTTAATGCGCTGAGTGCCACATCAAATGAGTATATGAATAACTATTATCTGACAGACAGCGGCTTCCATATCTTTTTCCAAATCACGGATATTACATCTGGTATGACTGGCAATCCCGACTTCGGATTTACGTTCAATCAAGTCCTGCCATCCGGCACCAATCCGTTGAACGCATATAAATAA